In Rheinheimera sp. MM224, one DNA window encodes the following:
- a CDS encoding oligopeptide:H+ symporter yields the protein MSTDVKQARWPRQIPYIIASEACERFSFYGMRNILTPFLMTALLLAVPEHLRAGEAKDVFHSFVIGVYFFPLLGGWLADRYLGKYNTILWLSIVYVIGHLFLALFETSKEGFYTGLFLIALGSGGIKPLVSAFMGDQFDQSNKKLAQKAFDIFYFTINFGSFFASLLMPLTLKYFGAAVAFGIPGVLMALATLFFWLGRKRYVHIAPEPKDPHSFLKVVKTALLSKEQGKANGGLYLALVGFALALFSLSQTPTLGFVAAFCLALVLVMGFGGAGAAIQLERARGVHPDIAVDGVRSVLRILILFALVTPFWSLFDQKASTWILQANDMSKPNWFEPAMMQALNPLLVMLLIPFNHIVLYPLLERCGVRITALRRMGAGIAFAGLSWIVIGSVQLAMDGGTVMSIVWQVLPYALLTFGEVLVSATGLEFAYSQAPAAMKGTITSFWQLSVTVGNLWVLLANNSIRSETVLSHVASTGLSQTAFLMFFFAGFALLAAAIFALYARSYTMLDNYRAV from the coding sequence ATGTCCACAGATGTAAAACAGGCCCGTTGGCCACGACAAATCCCCTACATTATTGCCAGTGAAGCTTGTGAGCGCTTCAGCTTCTACGGTATGCGTAATATTTTAACGCCTTTTTTAATGACGGCTTTACTGCTTGCTGTGCCTGAGCATTTAAGAGCAGGTGAAGCCAAGGACGTATTTCACTCTTTTGTGATAGGCGTGTATTTTTTTCCTTTATTAGGCGGCTGGTTAGCCGACCGTTATCTTGGTAAATACAACACTATTTTATGGCTGAGCATTGTTTATGTGATTGGTCATTTGTTTTTGGCCTTGTTCGAAACCAGTAAGGAAGGCTTTTACACCGGGCTATTTTTGATAGCGCTGGGGTCCGGCGGCATTAAACCTCTGGTTTCAGCCTTTATGGGCGATCAGTTTGACCAGAGTAATAAAAAGCTGGCGCAAAAAGCCTTTGATATCTTTTATTTCACTATTAACTTCGGGTCCTTTTTCGCCTCCTTATTAATGCCGCTGACACTGAAGTACTTTGGTGCTGCCGTTGCTTTTGGTATACCAGGCGTGCTGATGGCATTAGCTACCTTGTTTTTCTGGCTCGGCCGAAAACGTTATGTGCATATAGCGCCTGAACCTAAAGACCCGCATAGCTTTTTAAAAGTAGTGAAAACTGCCTTATTATCGAAAGAACAAGGCAAAGCCAATGGCGGCCTTTATCTGGCTTTAGTAGGTTTTGCGTTAGCGTTGTTTAGCTTAAGCCAAACCCCAACTTTAGGTTTTGTCGCAGCCTTTTGTTTAGCTTTAGTGCTGGTGATGGGTTTTGGTGGTGCTGGTGCAGCTATTCAGTTGGAAAGGGCACGAGGTGTGCACCCTGATATAGCCGTAGATGGTGTGCGCTCCGTGTTGCGTATTTTGATCCTGTTTGCGCTGGTTACGCCTTTCTGGTCTTTGTTTGATCAAAAAGCCTCGACCTGGATTTTGCAGGCTAATGATATGAGCAAACCAAACTGGTTTGAACCCGCCATGATGCAGGCATTAAACCCGCTGCTGGTGATGCTGCTGATCCCTTTTAACCATATAGTCTTGTATCCGCTGTTGGAACGTTGTGGTGTGCGTATTACCGCGTTACGCCGTATGGGCGCCGGTATTGCTTTTGCGGGCTTAAGCTGGATTGTAATTGGTTCAGTACAACTGGCGATGGACGGTGGCACAGTAATGTCTATTGTCTGGCAGGTATTGCCTTATGCACTGCTGACTTTTGGTGAAGTACTGGTCTCGGCCACTGGTTTGGAGTTTGCGTACAGTCAGGCACCAGCTGCTATGAAAGGCACTATTACCAGTTTCTGGCAGTTGTCGGTGACGGTGGGTAACTTATGGGTGCTGCTGGCGAATAACAGTATTCGAAGCGAAACAGTGTTGTCGCATGTAGCCTCCACAGGTTTGTCGCAAACCGCTTTCTTAATGTTCTTCTTCGCGGGCTTTGCTTTGCTGGCTGCTGCTATTTTTGCGCTTTATGCCCGCAGTTATACCATGTTGGATAATTATCGAGCCGTATAA
- a CDS encoding glycoside hydrolase family 43 protein, with translation MTTNSFNHTSKRAPLWLALNLVLLSACGGSGGSEPAVTPPTTGNPPPVVIPPPVLNAPTFTNVAVHDPSVIKVGSEFYIFGSHLAAAKSADLQNWTLVADGVNANNKLMPNAATEIKETFDWAQTSTLWAADVIEIGGKFYMYYNACKGDSPRSALGIAVADSVEGPYKNQQLLLKSGMWGEPSEDGLIYDATIHPNVVDPDVFFDKNGRLWMLYGSYSGGLFMMELDKTTGVPLPGQGYGKHLMGGNHSRIEGGYVLYSPDSDYYYLFVSFGGLDANGGYNIRVARSSNPEGPYFDALGNSMADVKSNPALPLFDDASIAPYAEKLMGNFLFERQSSEAGTGIGTGYVSPGHNSAYYDENSDQYFLLFHTRFPQQGEQHQVRVHQMFINKNGWPVVAPHRYAANTDKTVTAEQLAGSYKLIEHGKDISAQIKNSVSINLLANGSISGDKTGSWVYGTNQQISINLEGSGSFEGVVSRQWHETPAKWTVTFSALSTEGKTVWGSKN, from the coding sequence ATGACGACTAATAGTTTTAATCATACTTCTAAAAGGGCGCCACTATGGTTGGCGCTGAATTTGGTGTTGCTTTCCGCTTGTGGAGGTTCAGGTGGTTCTGAACCCGCTGTAACTCCACCAACAACAGGCAATCCACCGCCAGTGGTGATACCTCCGCCAGTTCTTAATGCACCCACTTTTACTAATGTGGCAGTGCACGACCCTTCAGTGATTAAAGTTGGCTCAGAGTTTTATATCTTTGGCTCTCACTTAGCAGCGGCTAAATCTGCCGATTTACAGAACTGGACCTTAGTCGCTGATGGTGTAAATGCTAACAATAAGTTGATGCCTAATGCCGCGACTGAAATCAAAGAAACCTTTGACTGGGCGCAAACGTCCACCCTTTGGGCTGCTGATGTGATTGAAATCGGTGGCAAGTTTTATATGTACTACAACGCCTGCAAAGGGGATTCACCGCGTTCTGCTTTAGGTATTGCAGTGGCAGACTCAGTGGAAGGTCCCTACAAGAACCAGCAACTGCTACTGAAATCCGGGATGTGGGGCGAACCCAGTGAAGATGGTTTGATTTACGATGCCACCATTCATCCTAATGTGGTGGATCCGGATGTGTTTTTTGATAAGAACGGCCGCTTATGGATGCTGTATGGCTCCTATTCGGGTGGTTTGTTTATGATGGAGCTGGACAAAACCACCGGTGTGCCATTGCCGGGGCAAGGCTACGGCAAACACCTGATGGGGGGTAATCACAGTCGGATAGAAGGTGGATACGTGCTGTACAGCCCTGACAGCGATTATTATTACCTCTTTGTATCCTTTGGTGGCCTGGATGCCAATGGCGGCTACAACATCCGTGTAGCGCGTTCCAGTAACCCTGAAGGGCCTTATTTTGATGCGCTGGGGAATTCGATGGCTGACGTAAAATCCAACCCGGCTTTGCCTTTATTTGATGATGCCAGCATAGCGCCCTATGCCGAAAAACTCATGGGTAACTTTTTGTTTGAACGCCAAAGCAGCGAGGCGGGCACAGGCATTGGCACTGGTTATGTGTCGCCTGGTCATAACTCGGCTTATTACGATGAAAACTCTGATCAGTATTTTCTGCTATTTCATACCCGCTTTCCACAGCAGGGCGAACAGCATCAGGTACGGGTGCATCAGATGTTTATCAACAAAAACGGCTGGCCTGTAGTAGCGCCACATCGTTATGCCGCCAACACTGACAAAACAGTAACGGCAGAGCAGTTGGCGGGCAGTTACAAGCTGATTGAGCATGGCAAAGATATTTCGGCGCAAATTAAAAACTCAGTCAGTATTAATCTGTTAGCCAATGGCAGTATAAGTGGTGATAAAACCGGCAGCTGGGTGTATGGGACTAATCAGCAGATCAGTATCAACCTGGAAGGCAGTGGCAGCTTTGAAGGTGTGGTATCACGGCAGTGGCATGAAACACCAGCCAAATGGACTGTGACTTTTAGTGCTTTGTCGACCGAAGGTAAAACAGTCTGGGGTTCGAAGAACTAA
- a CDS encoding DUF3142 domain-containing protein — protein sequence MKLQSKLVILLLSLCLLCSCTPQTRSAFSQHIYIWQRIWTAEHAVALAQSKTDFTELRVLALQLHQAKNGPVWTQATVDLPLLAADGRAVHMVVRLDGQLKQLPTTVLQQKLLTLLQLWQQQGVKATQLELDYDCASSQLGAYAAWLKDLRQMLPQKIVLSITALPDWLGKVGWHELQQQADQLTLQVHSVLSPQQGLFQAELAKSWAQQMSAEAQKPFYIAVPSYHSALLKQGDGWLVESELPLQSQAKRKELWLDAQQVQDFSLWLQQQNWPLLRGLVWFRLPLPSDKRSWSYAQLQAVSSGKPLVADLNISVKDKSPQFELVAENHGFVAAQLPAEIHLSGNSCSAADAVSGYQLNFSKDKNQLQFMLSKAEAVLQPGQRLVLGWALCQKLSVAKITESKSQG from the coding sequence TTGAAGCTTCAGTCCAAACTCGTCATTCTGTTGTTAAGCCTTTGTTTGTTGTGCTCTTGTACACCACAGACCAGGTCAGCTTTTAGCCAGCATATTTATATCTGGCAGCGGATTTGGACTGCTGAGCATGCCGTTGCTTTAGCACAAAGCAAAACAGATTTCACAGAACTCAGGGTATTGGCCTTGCAGCTGCATCAGGCAAAAAATGGTCCTGTCTGGACTCAGGCTACCGTTGATTTGCCTCTGCTTGCTGCTGATGGACGAGCTGTGCATATGGTGGTGCGGCTTGATGGTCAGCTCAAACAACTGCCAACCACTGTGTTGCAGCAAAAACTGCTGACGCTACTGCAATTATGGCAACAGCAAGGTGTGAAGGCCACTCAACTTGAGTTGGATTATGACTGCGCCAGCAGCCAGCTCGGTGCTTATGCTGCATGGCTAAAAGACTTACGTCAGATGTTGCCTCAGAAAATAGTTTTGAGCATTACTGCTTTACCGGATTGGTTAGGTAAAGTTGGTTGGCATGAGCTGCAACAGCAGGCCGATCAACTGACCTTGCAAGTGCATTCAGTATTATCACCACAGCAAGGTTTATTTCAGGCTGAACTTGCCAAAAGCTGGGCACAACAAATGTCAGCAGAGGCGCAGAAGCCATTTTATATTGCTGTACCCTCGTATCATTCGGCCTTGCTGAAACAAGGTGATGGCTGGCTGGTGGAAAGTGAACTGCCACTGCAAAGTCAGGCCAAACGAAAAGAGTTATGGCTGGATGCTCAGCAAGTGCAGGATTTTAGTCTGTGGCTGCAGCAACAAAACTGGCCGCTTCTGCGGGGGTTGGTCTGGTTCCGTTTGCCTTTGCCATCGGATAAACGCAGCTGGTCTTATGCTCAATTACAGGCAGTTAGCTCGGGCAAACCTCTGGTTGCCGATTTAAACATCAGCGTGAAAGATAAATCACCACAGTTTGAATTAGTGGCCGAAAACCATGGTTTTGTTGCGGCTCAATTGCCTGCAGAGATCCACTTGTCAGGCAACTCCTGTAGTGCCGCTGATGCCGTATCAGGGTACCAGCTCAACTTTTCAAAAGACAAAAATCAGCTGCAGTTTATGTTATCCAAAGCTGAAGCTGTGCTGCAACCTGGGCAACGCCTGGTGTTGGGTTGGGCTTTATGCCAAAAGCTGTCTGTCGCAAAAATAACTGAATCAAAATCTCAAGGATGA
- a CDS encoding M16 family metallopeptidase, with amino-acid sequence MNVLTKTSKAAALVLLSSFVFALPTMADQAKSQNSFQLPAYEQLKLDNGLTVFLLPQHEVPLITVQATVRAGAVNDKMAGLAQLTSQALLLGAGGKTKAEIEQLVDFLGASLNSDGSMEGSSLQANFMAKDTEQMLSVLHSVLTQPSFDRAEFEKLKARQIAAVAQAKESPRMVMDQYFNKLVFGAHPYGNSISGTAESLKSISQQQVKDFHQSFYQPANTAISIVGDFKPAVMKAQLQKLFASWKSSAAATQPDLVAALPEASKAKVLLVNKADAIETTFSIGGVGIKQDNPDYVGISVVNTVLGGRFTSWLNDELRVNSGLTYGARSGFERYSASGTFTISSFTKTESTKAAVDLALKTYQRLWDKGIDQTTLDSAKAYVKGQFPPRFETNTALAGLLGDMYLYGFNQDFINSFQSKVDQLTVAESKRLINNYFPKNQLQFVLIGKAEAIKDIAKSYGEVTQVEITADSF; translated from the coding sequence ATGAATGTTTTAACTAAAACTTCAAAAGCAGCTGCGCTGGTTTTATTAAGCTCTTTTGTGTTTGCTTTGCCTACTATGGCAGATCAAGCAAAGAGCCAAAATAGCTTCCAGTTACCAGCCTATGAGCAGTTAAAACTCGATAATGGTTTAACTGTGTTTTTATTACCACAACATGAAGTACCGTTAATTACCGTGCAAGCCACAGTACGTGCTGGTGCAGTCAACGACAAAATGGCAGGTTTAGCGCAACTGACCAGTCAGGCCTTATTACTGGGAGCAGGTGGTAAAACCAAAGCTGAGATTGAACAACTGGTCGACTTTTTAGGTGCCAGCTTAAACAGCGATGGCTCTATGGAAGGCTCCAGTCTGCAAGCCAACTTTATGGCTAAAGACACCGAACAAATGCTCTCTGTGCTGCACAGCGTACTGACTCAACCCAGTTTTGATAGGGCTGAGTTTGAAAAATTAAAAGCCCGTCAGATTGCCGCTGTGGCTCAGGCCAAAGAGAGCCCACGTATGGTGATGGATCAATACTTCAATAAGTTAGTATTTGGTGCTCACCCTTATGGCAATAGCATTTCTGGTACTGCAGAGTCGTTAAAAAGCATCAGCCAGCAGCAAGTGAAAGATTTCCACCAGAGCTTTTATCAACCAGCTAATACCGCCATCAGCATAGTGGGTGATTTTAAGCCCGCAGTGATGAAAGCACAGCTGCAAAAACTTTTTGCCAGCTGGAAAAGTAGCGCTGCGGCGACACAACCTGATTTAGTTGCGGCTTTACCTGAAGCCAGTAAAGCCAAAGTGTTGTTAGTCAATAAAGCGGATGCGATAGAAACCACCTTCAGTATTGGTGGTGTTGGCATTAAGCAGGATAATCCGGATTATGTCGGTATCAGCGTGGTGAACACTGTGCTGGGAGGGCGTTTTACCTCCTGGCTGAATGACGAGTTGCGGGTAAACTCTGGTTTAACTTATGGCGCCCGTTCTGGTTTCGAACGTTATTCGGCCAGTGGTACTTTTACTATCAGTAGTTTTACCAAAACTGAAAGCACCAAAGCAGCTGTAGATTTAGCGCTGAAAACCTACCAGCGGTTATGGGATAAGGGCATAGATCAAACCACGCTGGACTCCGCCAAAGCTTATGTCAAAGGCCAGTTCCCACCTCGTTTTGAAACCAATACAGCCTTAGCTGGCTTGTTAGGCGATATGTATCTGTATGGTTTTAATCAGGACTTTATCAACAGTTTCCAAAGTAAGGTGGATCAACTGACAGTGGCTGAAAGCAAACGTCTGATCAATAACTACTTTCCTAAAAATCAGCTGCAATTTGTGCTGATTGGCAAAGCTGAAGCCATTAAAGACATCGCCAAAAGTTATGGTGAAGTCACACAAGTGGAAATCACTGCAGATAGTTTCTAG
- a CDS encoding M16 family metallopeptidase, which translates to MKLKHSALALMLGLVFSSAQATEAKDIQSFTLKNGMKILVLEDASIPNANSYLFWKVGSRNEYPGITGISHFFEHMMFNGAKKYGPKMFDRTMEAAGGANNAYTTEDLTVYTNWFPANALETIFDLEADRIGHLDINAKMVESERGVVASERTTGLENSNFRTIQEEMKGVAFHAHPYSWSVIGHESDIKAWTLDDLKRYHKTYYAPNNAVMVVAGDVKLSEVKKLAEQYLEPIPAQPKPEAVRTVEPEQKGERRVYVQKASVTSPNLLLGFHIPASSSPDYYALDLLNYILGEGNSSRLYQGLVDKELAVDVFSYLPMSFDPNLFYLMAVANPGVKAADLETALIGVINKVAKEGVTQAELEKAKNQKLMQFYREMETINGKADIIGTYELYFGSYQKLFDAPKNYQKVTPADIQRVAQSYLKKSNRTVAVLDSAEDKDL; encoded by the coding sequence ATGAAGTTAAAACATTCAGCTTTGGCGCTGATGCTGGGGCTGGTTTTCAGTTCAGCACAGGCGACAGAAGCTAAAGACATCCAAAGCTTTACGCTTAAGAACGGTATGAAAATTCTGGTGCTGGAAGATGCATCTATTCCCAATGCCAACAGCTATTTATTCTGGAAAGTAGGTTCACGCAACGAATACCCAGGCATTACAGGTATTTCGCATTTCTTTGAACATATGATGTTTAACGGCGCGAAAAAGTACGGCCCAAAGATGTTTGACCGCACTATGGAAGCAGCTGGTGGCGCTAACAATGCCTATACCACTGAAGATTTAACTGTTTATACCAACTGGTTCCCTGCCAATGCGTTGGAGACTATTTTTGATTTAGAAGCTGACCGTATAGGCCATTTGGATATCAATGCCAAAATGGTTGAAAGCGAACGAGGCGTAGTGGCTTCTGAACGTACTACTGGTCTTGAAAATTCCAACTTCCGCACTATTCAGGAAGAAATGAAAGGCGTAGCTTTTCATGCCCATCCCTATAGCTGGTCTGTGATTGGTCATGAGTCGGACATCAAAGCCTGGACTTTGGATGACTTAAAGCGTTATCACAAAACCTATTACGCGCCGAATAATGCGGTGATGGTGGTGGCTGGAGATGTCAAACTCTCCGAAGTGAAAAAGCTGGCAGAGCAGTATCTGGAACCTATTCCGGCCCAGCCTAAACCTGAAGCTGTACGCACTGTCGAGCCAGAGCAAAAAGGCGAACGTCGTGTTTATGTACAAAAAGCTTCGGTAACCAGCCCTAACTTGTTGTTAGGTTTTCATATTCCGGCCAGTTCCAGCCCGGATTATTATGCGCTGGATTTGCTGAACTATATTTTAGGTGAAGGCAACAGCTCACGTTTGTATCAGGGCCTGGTTGACAAAGAACTGGCAGTGGATGTGTTTAGCTATTTGCCTATGTCCTTTGACCCGAACCTGTTTTATCTGATGGCTGTCGCCAATCCTGGCGTCAAAGCTGCGGATCTCGAGACAGCGTTGATTGGCGTCATTAATAAAGTAGCCAAAGAAGGTGTAACTCAAGCTGAGCTGGAAAAAGCCAAAAACCAGAAGCTGATGCAGTTCTACCGTGAAATGGAAACTATCAATGGTAAAGCCGATATTATCGGTACCTACGAGCTGTATTTTGGCAGCTATCAGAAATTGTTTGATGCGCCGAAAAATTATCAAAAAGTCACTCCTGCTGACATTCAGCGGGTGGCACAAAGTTACCTGAAAAAATCCAACCGCACTGTTGCCGTGCTGGACTCTGCTGAGGATAAAGACCTATGA
- a CDS encoding family 43 glycosylhydrolase: MWKLCSLLLISLLSFNLLAQDANPLIKNRADPWVYRAAADSYYFTASVPEFDRIELRHSSSIKGLAQAAPKVIWRKKDKGPMSANIWAPELHRIDGSWYIYCAAGKSEEAFHIRTYVLKNSSADPLQGEWQELGPLNTGWDSFNLDATHFEHQGQHYLVWAQQDKNKSYNSALWIAKMRSATELELPATLLAEPTLDWERLGYKVNEGPAVLIKNGKVWLAYSASATDHRYAMGLLSASADADLLKTESWTKAAKPVFYTNDSLKRFGPGHNSFVLAEDGATYLMLYHARDYKEIQGNPLQDGNRHTRVRPVYWTDKGQLDFAQDKPD, from the coding sequence ATGTGGAAGCTCTGTAGTCTTTTGCTGATAAGCCTGCTGAGTTTTAATCTGTTGGCGCAAGATGCTAATCCACTCATTAAAAACCGTGCCGATCCCTGGGTCTATCGCGCTGCAGCAGATTCTTACTACTTCACAGCTTCAGTGCCTGAATTTGATCGTATTGAGTTACGCCACAGCTCAAGCATTAAAGGTTTAGCACAGGCAGCACCTAAAGTGATCTGGCGTAAAAAAGACAAAGGCCCTATGAGTGCTAATATCTGGGCGCCTGAACTGCACCGTATAGACGGCAGCTGGTATATATACTGTGCTGCTGGAAAGAGTGAAGAAGCTTTTCATATCCGCACTTATGTCCTGAAAAACAGCTCTGCTGATCCATTGCAAGGGGAGTGGCAAGAGCTGGGGCCACTGAACACCGGCTGGGATAGTTTTAATTTGGATGCCACTCACTTTGAGCATCAGGGCCAGCATTATCTGGTCTGGGCACAGCAGGATAAAAACAAAAGTTATAACAGCGCTTTGTGGATAGCTAAAATGCGTAGCGCCACAGAGCTTGAATTACCCGCTACTTTACTGGCAGAACCCACTCTGGATTGGGAGCGGTTGGGCTATAAGGTCAATGAAGGGCCTGCAGTGCTGATTAAAAACGGCAAAGTCTGGCTTGCCTATTCAGCCAGTGCTACCGATCACCGCTATGCTATGGGCTTGCTGAGCGCTTCTGCAGATGCAGATTTATTGAAGACCGAAAGCTGGACCAAAGCGGCCAAACCGGTGTTTTACACCAACGACAGCCTCAAACGTTTTGGCCCTGGCCATAACAGCTTTGTGTTGGCCGAAGATGGTGCTACTTATTTAATGCTGTATCACGCCCGTGATTACAAAGAAATTCAGGGCAATCCATTGCAGGATGGCAATCGCCATACTCGTGTGCGGCCTGTGTACTGGACAGACAAAGGCCAGTTAGACTTTGCGCAGGATAAGCCTGACTAA
- a CDS encoding SMP-30/gluconolactonase/LRE family protein — MSEFTLLHSIPLKNKLGEGIIWHGASESVWWTDIHGRFLYQLFWPSLQLNTYPLPERISCFALLNAHDPMRSDYSMLVAFESGFALYQPATQDIFWLVKPETHLSGNRMNDGRIDRQGRFWAGTMKEQDHGQHGTLYRLDQQGCHAMIADLHIPNSLCWNKNSSLMYHADSPTGVIYSYGFDAVQGSVSQPQFFAKVPAGAEPDGAVIDAEDHLLCALWGGAAIARFSPSGQQTALHALPVSQPTCLAFAGPDLDLLFITTARQGLTEEQLMAEPDAGSLLIYQSPYQGLPESELAVLDWVALQKNGGGYVEAL, encoded by the coding sequence ATGAGCGAGTTCACCTTATTGCATAGCATCCCGCTTAAAAACAAATTAGGTGAAGGAATAATCTGGCATGGCGCCAGCGAGTCGGTCTGGTGGACCGACATTCATGGCCGCTTTTTGTATCAGTTATTCTGGCCTTCACTGCAGTTAAATACCTATCCGCTGCCTGAGCGCATCAGCTGTTTTGCGTTATTAAATGCACATGACCCAATGCGTTCTGACTATTCCATGCTGGTGGCTTTTGAGTCGGGTTTTGCTTTGTATCAACCTGCAACTCAAGACATCTTTTGGTTGGTTAAACCTGAAACTCATTTATCCGGCAATCGCATGAACGATGGCCGAATCGACCGTCAGGGCAGGTTTTGGGCTGGCACTATGAAAGAGCAGGATCACGGCCAGCATGGCACCTTATACCGGCTGGATCAGCAAGGCTGTCATGCGATGATTGCTGATTTACACATTCCAAATAGCCTGTGCTGGAATAAAAACAGCAGCTTGATGTATCACGCCGATTCACCCACTGGTGTGATTTATTCTTATGGCTTTGATGCGGTTCAAGGTTCTGTAAGTCAGCCGCAGTTTTTTGCCAAAGTACCTGCAGGCGCAGAACCTGATGGTGCAGTAATAGATGCAGAGGATCATCTACTTTGCGCTTTATGGGGCGGCGCTGCTATAGCCCGTTTTTCGCCTTCCGGACAGCAAACTGCATTACACGCTTTACCTGTCAGTCAGCCCACTTGTCTGGCTTTTGCTGGCCCTGATTTAGACCTACTGTTTATTACCACAGCGCGACAAGGTTTAACGGAAGAACAGTTAATGGCCGAACCAGATGCCGGTAGTTTATTGATATATCAGTCACCTTATCAGGGCTTGCCTGAGTCAGAACTGGCGGTGCTGGATTGGGTTGCTTTGCAAAAAAACGGAGGTGGTTATGTGGAAGCTCTGTAG
- the yjfF gene encoding galactofuranose ABC transporter, permease protein YjfF codes for MSRTYLPLWITFALVLLMFGAGASQFDGFASLRVVTNLISDNAFLLVTALGMTLVILSGGIDLSVGSVIALSGVAAALLIGPYQWHPLLAFAVILPCAALFGAGMGALIQYYQLQPFIVTLAGMFLARGVATLLSEESVAIEHPFYDAVAEFGLELPDGGWLGATSLLTIALVLLMLVLTHYSRFGSYVYALGGNSQSAQLMGVPVARTTILLYASSSMLAAMAGIIFSFYTYSGYALAAVGVELDAIAAVVIGGTLLTGGSGFIIGTVLGVLLMGLIQTYINFDGSLSSWWSKIVIGGLLFFFIALQKLLSKKLQNKAGGHA; via the coding sequence ATGTCCCGCACTTATTTACCTTTGTGGATCACTTTTGCCCTGGTGCTGTTGATGTTTGGCGCTGGTGCCAGCCAGTTTGATGGTTTTGCCAGTCTGCGAGTGGTTACTAACTTAATTAGCGACAATGCCTTTTTGCTGGTGACTGCTTTGGGCATGACTTTGGTGATTTTATCTGGCGGTATAGATTTATCAGTGGGTTCTGTTATTGCGTTAAGCGGTGTGGCGGCAGCCTTGCTGATTGGGCCCTATCAATGGCATCCACTACTGGCTTTTGCCGTGATATTGCCTTGTGCCGCGCTGTTTGGCGCTGGTATGGGCGCTTTAATTCAGTATTACCAGCTACAGCCTTTTATTGTCACTTTGGCGGGCATGTTTTTAGCCCGGGGTGTGGCGACTTTATTAAGTGAAGAGTCTGTCGCTATTGAACATCCTTTTTATGATGCAGTGGCCGAGTTTGGGCTGGAGCTGCCGGACGGTGGCTGGCTGGGCGCCACTTCTTTGCTCACTATAGCTTTGGTGCTACTGATGTTGGTACTTACTCACTACAGCCGCTTTGGCTCTTATGTCTATGCCCTGGGCGGAAATAGCCAATCAGCCCAATTGATGGGGGTTCCTGTCGCCCGTACTACCATTCTGTTGTATGCCTCAAGCAGTATGCTGGCTGCTATGGCTGGTATTATTTTTAGTTTTTATACCTACTCAGGTTATGCGCTTGCTGCTGTAGGTGTGGAGCTGGATGCGATAGCTGCTGTGGTGATAGGCGGCACCTTACTCACGGGCGGCAGTGGTTTTATTATTGGCACTGTTTTGGGTGTATTGCTGATGGGCCTTATTCAAACCTATATCAATTTTGACGGCAGCTTAAGCAGTTGGTGGAGCAAAATAGTAATAGGGGGTCTGCTGTTTTTCTTTATTGCTTTGCAAAAGCTACTAAGTAAAAAATTACAAAATAAAGCCGGAGGCCACGCATGA